From Neobacillus sp. PS2-9, the proteins below share one genomic window:
- a CDS encoding DUF3298 domain-containing protein, whose amino-acid sequence MPIILPVNIKTASISGGSNKRVIYPQVIGMQNRETEKLINRTIVNQTQELIDQQVGNMPTTVEEMLGLYEIKNNQRNVLSLSLSNYSYHYHSAHGMTYIKSLTFDVEKAKSCELKDLFKPGSDYIQRLSTIIKEQIVERKIQLITDFTVIKSNQDYYIADKALIIYFQLYEITPYVFGFPMFPISVYDIQNIIDEMGPLGRMAVNM is encoded by the coding sequence ATGCCCATTATTCTACCGGTAAATATTAAAACAGCTTCAATTAGTGGAGGGTCCAATAAAAGGGTCATTTATCCACAAGTCATTGGGATGCAGAATCGGGAAACGGAAAAATTAATTAATCGTACTATCGTAAATCAAACTCAGGAGTTAATTGATCAACAAGTGGGGAATATGCCGACAACAGTAGAGGAAATGCTCGGCTTATATGAAATTAAAAACAACCAACGTAATGTTCTGAGTTTGTCACTCTCTAATTATTCTTACCATTATCACTCCGCACATGGAATGACGTATATAAAGTCTCTAACATTTGACGTAGAAAAAGCGAAGTCATGTGAATTGAAAGACTTATTTAAGCCTGGAAGTGATTATATTCAGAGGCTCTCAACAATAATTAAAGAGCAAATCGTAGAACGAAAAATTCAACTTATTACAGACTTTACAGTAATTAAATCGAATCAAGATTATTATATTGCTGATAAGGCACTGATTATCTATTTTCAGCTATACGAAATAACTCCCTATGTATTTGGATTTCCTATGTTTCCGATTTCGGTTTATGATATACAGAACATAATAGACGAAATGGGTCCACTTGGTCGAATGGCGGTAAATATGTAA
- a CDS encoding transporter substrate-binding domain-containing protein produces MKKYLFILITMVFMLAGCGTSKESTGSVEKSKKNQEDTGILAKIKEDGVINIGIEGVYPPFNYFDKDNKLIGFDVDIANEITKRMGVKPNYVPTPWDTIIGGLLTKKYDIILSSMAITEERKQKVDFTEPYYHTGAQLFINKNNKDIKNPEKDIKGKKIGVAIGTTFEKKATELGANVITYKSDLLTFQDLANKRVDGVLTDKAVGARLIKEQNYPFKFVGDMILKDAAGIALNKNEEALKAEINKHLKAMMDDGTYSEISKKWFGEDIR; encoded by the coding sequence TTGAAAAAGTATTTATTCATTTTAATTACCATGGTTTTTATGCTCGCCGGTTGTGGAACCAGTAAAGAAAGTACAGGCTCAGTTGAAAAGTCCAAGAAAAATCAAGAGGATACTGGAATACTAGCAAAAATTAAAGAAGATGGCGTAATCAATATAGGAATTGAGGGAGTATATCCTCCTTTTAACTATTTTGACAAGGATAATAAGTTAATAGGGTTTGATGTAGATATAGCAAATGAAATAACCAAAAGAATGGGCGTAAAGCCAAATTATGTTCCTACCCCTTGGGATACCATTATTGGAGGCTTGTTAACTAAAAAATATGACATTATCTTATCTAGTATGGCCATCACAGAAGAAAGAAAACAAAAGGTAGATTTTACTGAACCATATTATCATACAGGTGCTCAATTATTTATCAATAAAAATAATAAAGATATCAAGAATCCTGAAAAAGACATTAAAGGAAAGAAAATAGGAGTAGCAATTGGAACAACCTTTGAAAAAAAGGCTACTGAGTTAGGTGCAAATGTCATCACATATAAAAGTGACTTGCTAACATTTCAAGATTTAGCTAATAAACGAGTTGATGGTGTGTTGACAGACAAAGCAGTTGGGGCACGGTTAATTAAAGAGCAAAATTATCCATTTAAATTCGTAGGGGACATGATTCTAAAGGACGCTGCCGGGATTGCCTTGAATAAGAACGAAGAGGCCCTTAAAGCTGAAATCAATAAACATCTAAAAGCCAT